A segment of the Thermodesulfobacteriota bacterium genome:
GGCCGTGCGTGCCTCACCGGCGGTCGCGGCCCCCCTGACGTCGAGTTCGATAAACTTCGTGGCCCCCTCGCCGTCCCTTACCATCATGTGGGCGAGCTCTAAAGAGACCTCGTCCAGCATCTTCGAAAACGTCTTGAAGTCGCCGGTGCCGGACTTTACGGGCCTTCCGCCGCTCATGCCGTTTGCGAATATAAGGGCCGTATCGTTGGTGGACATGCCGTTATCCACGCTTATCCTGTTAAACGATTGTTCGGTCGAGGACAGAAGGGCCTTTGAGAGGAGTTTGGAGGGAACGGCGGCGTCGGTCATGAAGAAGGCCAGCATGGTGGCCATCTCCGGGCATATCATGCCGGCGCCCTTGGCAACGCCGAGGAGCGTAACGCTCTTTCCGCCCACCCTTCCCTTCACCCTGTGGAGCTTCGGGAACGAGTCGGTGGTCATTATGGCGCGGGCCGCGTCGTGCCAGCCCGTGGGGCTCAGGCCTTTAATAAGACGCGGCACGGCGGCCTCAATCTTCTCTATTGGCAGCGGCCCGCCTATAAGTCCGGTGGAGCAGACAAGGGCCTCTCCCTTCCCGAGCGAGAGGCCGCTCTCCACGGAAGCGGTCATCTTTTCGGCGTCCACCAGGCCGCGCCTTCCCACGCTGACGTTGGCGCAGCCGCTATTTACTATTACTCCCCTCGACACACCGGACCTGACCCTCTTCCTGTCGACGAGGACCGGCGCGGCCTTGACGCGGTTGGTGGTGAAGACCCCGGCCACGGAGGCCGGTACGTCGCTTACCATAAGGGCGAGGTCCAGCTTACCCCGCCTCTTTATGCCGGAGGCGATGCCCGAGGCGTGGAACCCGGGGACGGCAAAAGCTTTAACGGTCCTCTTGGCCATGGTTTACTTCCCGCAGCACTTCTTGTACTTCTTCCCGCTCCCGCACGGACACGGGTCGTTCCTTCCCACCTTCTCTCCCGCGCGCTTGACCGTAACCGGCTTTGCGTCCCCCCCCCGCCGCCTCCACCGCCCGCCTGTGCGGCTGGAAGCCCTACCCCCTCACCGCGACCGAGCATCGTCCTCTGCGCGCTCCTCATGGGCCCGAGCGAGGCCACCGCCGAGGCCGCCGCCTCCTTCTCTATACGGACGTTGGTGAGCCTTTCGACCACCTCACTCTTCATCCTGTGTATCATCTCCTCGAAGAGGCCGTAGCCCTCGCGCTTGTACTCGTGGAGCGGGTTCTTCTGGCCGTAGCCGCGGAGCCCTATGCCGCTCTTCAGGTGGTCCATGCTCAAGAGATGGTCCTTCCAGAGATTATCGATCGTCTGGAGCATCATTATCTTCTCTATGTGGCTCATGGGCTCATCCCCCACGTCCATGGCCTTTTGCTCGTAGCGCTCCCAGGCGCTGGTGCTTACCGCCTCCACCAGCGCCTCCCTGTCGGCCGCATTCTTGACCTCATCGTCGAGATCAAGACCGAACTGTTTTGAGAGGGTATCCCCCAGCGTCTTCTTGTCCCAGTCCTCGGGGTGGGACTTCTCCTCGATGTGGGTAAGCACGGTCCCCTGGGCGACTTCGGCCATGAACTCCCCGACCATCTCCCTCAACCCCTCCTGGGCGAGCGTCTGACGCCGGTACTCGTATACGACCTGCCTCTGCTGGTTCATCACGTCGTCGTACTCGAGGAGGTGTTTTCTTATGTCGAAGTTATGGGCTTCCACCTTCTTCTGCGCGCCCTCTATGGCCTTACTGACGAGCTTGTGCACTATGGGCACGCCCTCCTCCATGCCGAGCTTGTCCATTACCGCCGATATCCTGTCGCTCCCGAATATGCGCATGAGGTCGTCCTCGAGCGACAGGTAGAACCTGGAGGCGCCCGGGTCGCCCTGCCTTCCTGAACGGCCGCGGAGCTGGTTGTCTATCCTTCTGGACTCGTGCCTCTCGGTGCCTATTATATGGAGTCCACCGAGGGCGAGCACTTCTTCTCTCTCCTTCTCGCATATCTTACGGGCGGCCTCGAACGCCTCCCTGTACGCCTCGGTCGTGTCGTCGTGTCCGGCCTTTACGGCGGCCATGGCCTCGGGGTTCCCGCCGAGCACTATGTCGGTTCCCCTGCCGGCCATGTTGGTGGAAAGCGTGGTCGCCCCGACCCTGCCGGCCTGGGCCACTATATCGGCCTCCCGCTCGTGCTGCTTGGCGTTCAAGACGTTGTGCTTTACGCCCTGCTTCGAGAGCAGGCTCGACAGCCTCTCGGAGTTATCTATGGATATGGTGCCCACGAGCACCGGCCTCCCCTTCGCCTGCCACTCCTTTATCTCCTCTATGACGGCCCTGAACTTCTCCTTCTCGGTCTTGTAGATGAGGTCGGGGTAGTCATCCCTTATCATGGGCTTGTTGGTGGGTATGACCATGACCTCGAGGTTGTATATGGAGTTGAACTCCGCGGCCTCGGTGTCCGCGGTGCCGGTCATGCCGGCGAGCTTGCCGTACATGCGGAAGTAGTTCTGGAAAGTTATGGAGGCAAGGGTCTGGTTCTCGCTTTCGATATTGACCTTCTCCTTGGCCTCGACGGCCTGGTGGAGCCCGTCGCTCCAGCGCCGGCCACTCATGAGCCGCCCGGTGAACTCGTCCACTATGATCACCTTCCCGTCCTTCACGACGTAGTCCACGTCCCGCTGGAAGAGGGCGTGGGCCTTAAGGGCCTGGTTCACGTGGTGGAGGGTCTCCATGTTACGGGGGTCGTAGAGGTTGTCCACCTTCAAGAGGTCCTCTATCTTCGACACCCCGTCTTCGGTAAAGTGCACCTGCTTTGCCTTCTCGTCTATGGTGTAGTGCTCCTCCTTCTTGAGCCCAGGTATGACCCTGTCTATCGTGTAGTACTTATCGGTCGAGTCCTCGGTGGGGCCGGAGATGATGAGCGGGGTGCGTGCCTCGTCTATCAGGATCGAGTCCACCTCGTCCACTATGGCGTAGTTGTGCTCCCTCTGGACGTACTCATCGAGGGTGAACTTCA
Coding sequences within it:
- the argJ gene encoding bifunctional glutamate N-acetyltransferase/amino-acid acetyltransferase ArgJ: MAKRTVKAFAVPGFHASGIASGIKRRGKLDLALMVSDVPASVAGVFTTNRVKAAPVLVDRKRVRSGVSRGVIVNSGCANVSVGRRGLVDAEKMTASVESGLSLGKGEALVCSTGLIGGPLPIEKIEAAVPRLIKGLSPTGWHDAARAIMTTDSFPKLHRVKGRVGGKSVTLLGVAKGAGMICPEMATMLAFFMTDAAVPSKLLSKALLSSTEQSFNRISVDNGMSTNDTALIFANGMSGGRPVKSGTGDFKTFSKMLDEVSLELAHMMVRDGEGATKFIELDVRGAATAGEARTAARALAGSLLVKTAFFGSDPNWGRIMAALGSAGVRMREDKVDISFNGVRVARRGRGDAGNERKAARAIRKRDIVVTVNLNMGKGAYKLWTTDLSSDYVKLNSVYRS